The genomic region CCTGTCAGAAGTTGTGAGAGATGATGGTTGCACTTTACAGTAATTACACTCATTTTACCTATACCCTGTAGCCTTCCTTCCCTATTAAAAGagtcatactcacctgctcccttcCGCTCCAGCatagaggatcctccggtgggccgaGGCCCTGACACCATAATAGGCACCAAAGttccagcagaaaaaaaataacatttggatgggccactagggtctatttctttgaatcaaaataGATTAGATCTTATTAATGATACGGGGGTTGGaccccaagaataatttcctctggtggacccaaTGAGCCGCAGTCTTACAATGCCCGGATGCTGGCTCCCATACTGCCATCTTGTGGTCCCTGGCCTGTTTTCTTCTGCCCGGGTATGGACATGGTGTCCTCtgcagctgcagccaatgactggcttcagtggtgatgtaaGACTTGGGGATGCTGATACCAGTCATTGGCTACAACGGTGCACAAGACCATGTGCATACCTGGCTGGAAGATGGCCAGCGTGCAGGACCAGATTGGaagggaacaggtaagtatggatCTTTCAATAGGCAATGCAGGCTATCGGCACTGACCTTGAAACAGGCACATAGCTAtaggggggtgcagaggtaggagTTGCTATCAGGCCCAGGAGCctaaaggggcccaaagacccttgcgccgcataagaagacactggtattatagaaagtgcatgctgggagggctctgttatagattgtgcactggggcccagaatcttcaagttacacctctggctgcagggaaggggtaaggtcaagaatttggcatgggagggGGGTTCCAattttgccttaggcagcaggaaggctatgtgctcccctgacCACAAGGTACTGAGGGAAGgtgggccccaagctgaactcttgcaccagggcccaagaGCTATTAGCCAAGTCCCCGCCACACCTGCAAACTGAAATCTGTAGGGGTGAAAGAAAACCTTCAAAAAATGGCAGCAAACACTTTCATCTCCTTATTTCCAAGTTTCTTTTTATGAATGTAACTCACTAATGGTGTAAGATATTGAAACTGACACAAATTGTGCTACAATTGACGTGACGTACCTGGTATGACTGGTATACAGCATCACACACAAGCACTCACAATACATGGCTTGCTGGAGATCGGCATGTATGCTACATGAGGAAGGTGAAGTAAAGTCGAGGGGCGGCACAATAAAGAACTGTAGAATGAAATCAAACAAATTTATAACGATGCTGTGCCCCAGGAGGCAACGTCAGTAGACACCATCAGGAATTATTTTTAAGAATTAATGAATCTTTAAATGGATAATAGAACACATGGTCTCAAAGGCATTTTAATTTGCTCACATAGGAATAGAAAAAGTTTACGAAAGAAAAGAAAATTGCCATTCGCATTTGTTTTAAAATGTccatagaaataataaaggaggaTATTTCTGACTTCAGATTAGGTCTAAGGGGGGCATTTATTATGACCAGTATTTTACATGCCGGTATTTAAAGTgctttccaggagtaaaatattggTGGCTGATCCTCAGAATAGatcttcaatatcagattagtgggggtcagacaccctgcACCCTGACGTGTACCAAGgtctgaattaaaggggttaataaatgtccTTCCAAGTGTGTACGCTCATCACTACTTTACCAGGGTAAGCCACCGAGAGTGGAGATTATGCATTAGTATGAAGTGTGGTGACGGTAAGTGAATGATAGCAGCAGATCAATGCTGAACTCCTGAAAAACCTgtttaagatatattacaaagtttcatgTATTCACATGAACTACTATTTCATGTGAAAcaaaagtatatacagtataatggctTTAAGAATGATATGATAGACTGagcgacccagcattttgctaaggggatctgtcactagtttatgttgtccttggttaggataccataaaactggtgactgaTTCCCTATAACTAATTTGAATCCCACAGACAAGCCAGGTGTAGTCCCCTAGTTTGGGACTTGTCATAAATTGTATTAAAACTACTCACTGGTGTAAgaccaatttttattttaattcatactgacttaaaggggctgtctcatcatagacaatggtggcatatcgctacgagatgcccccattgtcttatagttgTGGGTctgcgctgggacccgcacctatattgagaacggagccccgcaaggtggtggatGGAGGACTctaccaccaagccggctccccatagaagtgaataggagcataccgcacatgcgcggcccccgctcccattcatttctataaggccgatggaaatagccgagccagagctcggctattttcgccagccccatagaaaatgaatggagagtggctgcgcatgcgcagtgcgccctccttcgcTTGCGAGGctctgttcttgatataggtgctggTCTCAgcggtgggatccgcacctataagacaataagcgatatgcccccattgtcgatgatgagacaaactctttaaaggtgttttcccatctcagacataggGGGCATTTTGCTAGGACCCGACACCTAAACTGAGAACGGAGCCCAGAAAGttatggagggcgcactgcgcgtacacagctgccctccattcatttctatggggccgctgaaaatacttgagcactggcttggctatttccgtcagccccatagaaatgaatgggagtggtggtcgAGCAGGCGCAGTAcactcccattcactactatggggagagagcttggtggtggtcggaccccagaaaacccagggtcctccagccaccaccttccctGCCCTGTTCtcgtgtaggtgcaggtcccagtggtgggacctgcacctatcagacaatgggggctatgtgatatgcccccattgttcgaGATGGGAAAATACCTTTTAAGGCTCTGTGCCAAAAGATTCCTTATATATGGCCTGCAAAATATAATACTGTATGTATTATAtgtaatgcttaaaggggttttccaggattttgatactgatgacctatcctcaggataggtcatcagtatctgatcagtgggtgtccgaTACCtgagaccccgccgatcagctgtttgagaaggcaccgatggTCCAcggccttctctgtgcttaccaagAACAGCACAGTGGcatcgtgctcagccccatttacttcaatggtgccttctcaaacagctgatcggtgggggtcccaggtgtcggacccccactgataagatactgatgacaggtcatcagtatcaaaatccaggaaaacccctttaagaataagcCATATATGGCTGAACATGTGCATTTAAACTTGTCCAAGCATCTTCAACATCCGATATAATTCCACCTTCCTGTACCATTCACCATCCTCCATATGTCGACTATGTTATATTCGCTGGGTTGTACTTTTATGCAAAGGAGTCACTCTTATTGTACATCCTTTATTACTGCTGCTTTGTTCTGCAAACGGTCATCTCACATTGTATTTAGGCAACTGCACATGTGAAAGGTGGGACGTCAATCAACAGATTGATGGGTTTGCAACACCGGGCTAAAAAACTTTTAGCATTAGTGACGGCAGTCAGCATGGCCTGTCATTAAAGGCTGCAGGACTTCTCCTACATCAGATCTCTTAGTCCATTCTTCCCAAATTGCAATCAAACCTCATGAATTGCGCTGGCAGCCATCTTCCACTGCCTGCAGGaaaacagcacacattgtgtatCTGCACTTGCGCATATACCTGGCGTATTCCGATAGCAGTGTCCTGTACGAGAAGAAACAAAGGAGTGACCCCCTGCTTAGTAACAATTCTGGCCGGTGAGGGGCACTTCCACTTCATGTGTGTGTTCTTTGATGTCTGAAGAGATGGGATTTGTAGTCAAACTGTTTGCCGCACTGGTTACACTTATGAGGCTTCACTCCCGTGTGTTTCCTCTGATGTACGAGAAGGCGAGACCTGTAGTTGAAGTCCTTCCCGCATAATTCACATTTATGAGGCTTCTCCCCGTTGTGTGTCCTCTGGTGGACAATCAGTCGAGATCTGTACTCAAACTCTCTCCCGCATTCATAGCATCTATGGGGCTTTTCTTTGGAATGTTCCTTCATGTGCTCAGTAAAGGAAAGCTCAGAGATGAAACATCTTCCGCATTCGCCACATATAAAAGGCGTTGAGGATTCTTGGTGTAAAGTGACACAAGGAAAGCCGTTGTCAAACCCATCCAGATGGTCCTCATTTAGTGGTTCGTACCCTAGGTAATCAATTTTGGAATGCAAGTCTTGTTTTCGGCTTTTTCTCCTCACGATATGGACGTTTTCCCAGGATGCACTGTTCTCCGGGTGGAAGTTCTCGCTCAGAGAGAATGGTTTAGGTTTATCAGAGACAGAGTCAGAAATAAGATTTACCACATCATAGTCATTGGAGAAATTATTAGTGAAACCTTCTCTTTGTAACTCTTGAGGCACATAGGTTGTGTGCAAAGTTTCTCCTTCCAGACAAACTTCTTGGTGGGATTCTTCTAATGTTCCCCTGACCACAGAATGATCTGTTAAAGGAATAAAATGAAGGAATTATTTGTGTCTGAAAATGCAGAGTTGTGATTAAAacttagaggacctgtcaccgctcctgacatgcctgttttaatatcttcttgcattccccatgtaataattctggagcatctattcttatggctctatgttgtgccattcctttattatttttactagaagttataaataaattgctagcggtctgcagtaagggcacagaggggcggtaaccagttaGGCGTGTGTACCTGCAcggtctgaaaatggcagcactgattggatagagtgagtctgtgcaggtacaccccccccccccccccaactggttaccaccctctgtacccttactgcagactgctagcaattcattcataacttctaatagaaataataaaggaacggcacaacatagagccataagaatagatgctccagaattattattacatggggaataaatcacagggaaaaaaaaaattgcaccaaacggatatgccactgactatactggctggtcatacaagcagaaattaaaagctgagacttttgcaaatatattcctgtcaggaagatatcggagcccaacatgcaccacgtcacgtctctcagcatggcaaggggtcctaccactacgctaactatggtgtgaacacggtctgaaggtgatgacaTCCAGCTCatagccaagcttccacacaaccgcatagcaggacaactaatgcaatgtggataaagcaagactgtaagccacagccatatcagaccatgtgatggaggctaccaggtgcagaaGAATGtttaatgccaggtgaaggcacattcaatacatatggaacaagatcacagaaatatagtggccaataagGGGGAACTgctctatatttctgtgattttgttccatatgtattgaatgtgccttcacctggcattaaaCATTCttctgcacctggtaacctccatcacatggtctgatatggctgtggcttacagtcttgctttatccacattgcattagttgtcctgctatgcggttgtgtggaagcttggctatGAGCTGGAtgtcatcaccttcagaccgtgttcacaccatagttcgcgcagtggtaggaccccttgttAATATCTCTACTGAaccttgctcctgaggaaggggttttattatcccccgaaacgcattgagctATACCTTACTGATCTTAATAAAGGATTATACCAGAAGTAACTCTACGAGCGAGCCAGGCGAGGGAGGAGGttgttgtgggtgtcttgagctttatcccaaaacacccctccctggtgaagtgagtgtgGTGTATATCACCtgttttttacgtattttaagtACTTTTTACTGTTTCTACGTATGATACTATGTACCGAACGATAGAACCGCATGATAGGCGGCCTAACCATATGGATGCTGAATATTAATTGTTCTACTATTTATTGGTAAGGGGTACATATTGGCATAAGATTCTATCAAAGAGTTAATACAGCCCCTTACTttattgtatacatttttatattttcactcttttttttctctaatatATATCTTTTACCAGTCTAGGATTCCCTATAGACATAATCTGTTAGCAGTTTGGCGCCATTgggtgattccccccccccccccctttatttccTCTATtctgaagctattaaaacaggcatgtcatgagtagggttgttgcgggtatcggaattttgatacccaatcgatacttttgtcccggtatcgatacgataccaggatttccatttttttcgatactgggctgcgctgctgcgcagtctagtatctctgaacatgagtgcGCTGCTGTcagctcatgttccctcagcagcacaggggagaaggaagcagtgtctcccacccccctgtgctgccgctgccaccaataaacGGAGAGCGGggcggaggagggggggggggcgcactgcgccaccaatgataggacttttcctgggtccagactttaagtagcaggctacatagagcggcgccccattactgtctcctctcctgctccatatgctaattactatcggagcaatggacaggagacatcagcttctctagtgggcgttccttctccctggctgtagcgatgTCCAATCgcggcacagggagaaggaacgcccaggagagaagctgatgtctgcTGTACATTG from Bufo gargarizans isolate SCDJY-AF-19 chromosome 9, ASM1485885v1, whole genome shotgun sequence harbors:
- the ZNF529 gene encoding zinc finger protein 529 isoform X1; its protein translation is MINERNKKQLTEKILNHALGIIYLLTGEEYVVMKKNSPHSTTDQLTGEVPIKCGDISISFSMEEWDYIEEHKDLYKDVMVKNHQSISAVTVRSNLSSDLKEDDVDCVSIKDGAEDVGNKEDVESPELSTQSLLGDVNDNTQNVEPVEKTPKESEEEEEIIDVTDHSVVRGTLEESHQEVCLEGETLHTTYVPQELQREGFTNNFSNDYDVVNLISDSVSDKPKPFSLSENFHPENSASWENVHIVRRKSRKQDLHSKIDYLGYEPLNEDHLDGFDNGFPCVTLHQESSTPFICGECGRCFISELSFTEHMKEHSKEKPHRCYECGREFEYRSRLIVHQRTHNGEKPHKCELCGKDFNYRSRLLVHQRKHTGVKPHKCNQCGKQFDYKSHLFRHQRTHT
- the ZNF529 gene encoding zinc finger protein 529 isoform X2; the encoded protein is MKKNSPHSTTDQLTGEVPIKCGDISISFSMEEWDYIEEHKDLYKDVMVKNHQSISAVTVRSNLSSDLKEDDVDCVSIKDGAEDVGNKEDVESPELSTQSLLGDVNDNTQNVEPVEKTPKESEEEEEIIDVTDHSVVRGTLEESHQEVCLEGETLHTTYVPQELQREGFTNNFSNDYDVVNLISDSVSDKPKPFSLSENFHPENSASWENVHIVRRKSRKQDLHSKIDYLGYEPLNEDHLDGFDNGFPCVTLHQESSTPFICGECGRCFISELSFTEHMKEHSKEKPHRCYECGREFEYRSRLIVHQRTHNGEKPHKCELCGKDFNYRSRLLVHQRKHTGVKPHKCNQCGKQFDYKSHLFRHQRTHT
- the ZNF529 gene encoding zinc finger protein 529 isoform X3 translates to MEEWDYIEEHKDLYKDVMVKNHQSISAVTVRSNLSSDLKEDDVDCVSIKDGAEDVGNKEDVESPELSTQSLLGDVNDNTQNVEPVEKTPKESEEEEEIIDVTDHSVVRGTLEESHQEVCLEGETLHTTYVPQELQREGFTNNFSNDYDVVNLISDSVSDKPKPFSLSENFHPENSASWENVHIVRRKSRKQDLHSKIDYLGYEPLNEDHLDGFDNGFPCVTLHQESSTPFICGECGRCFISELSFTEHMKEHSKEKPHRCYECGREFEYRSRLIVHQRTHNGEKPHKCELCGKDFNYRSRLLVHQRKHTGVKPHKCNQCGKQFDYKSHLFRHQRTHT